The Malus sylvestris chromosome 14, drMalSylv7.2, whole genome shotgun sequence genome segment CTTAATAACAAAAGAAAactagggtttgaaaactttgagttttaatgataagaataaaataaaggataaagtgaataggaccatgattgactttttagtgtaaaaatgtggtttttcgttaaagtgaacattaccggtgcttttcgttaaagttccaaatAACAACTCTGAACTTCTCACCTCTCGTCTCCTGCAGAAAATGGTTATGGCTTCTTCGGCAACTTCCAATCTATTCAAGACCATATCAATGGCAGACGCATGCCTAGTCTACCTCCCTTACCTCTCTGCCGCCAAACCACCAACCCATTTCTCTCAATTCTCTCCAAACCCATAAAGCTCCacctctcctacactccctCTTCGCTCTTCTTGTCGCAGCGGTCCCTTTGGAACAAAACCCACTTCCGTTGTCGCTTTCGTTGCCCAGACCTCGGACTGGGTTCAAAGCTATTTGAGAGGCTGGAACTGTCGAGGTTGCTCACGtgaggctttgaatttctttggaTTTGTTTTGTTGAAAGCTTTAGTCATGAAGGGTATTTTcgtattttcatatttttttttctagtcataaatttaaaatgatGATTATAATTCAATATGTAGTTCaatttttgattatttttctaaatttccTTGGCAAATAGGAGATTAGGATGTGATGATGGACTTATGGTTCATGGTCGGGAATATACCAACTTAGAAGACATTTATTTGATCGTATGGTATGCATGTTGTTCGCTTCAGAGTTCAGATGTGCCCTTGACATTGAGCCACATCAGTGGCGAATCTAAGATCGAACACGGAGAGTTTCAGTATTAAATATTTAAGTTTTTTATAATAGAAACATAATGCAAAGAGCACATAAAAATTTTCATTCACTAAGGCATTTTGTTGAACATTTTGTGGGCTTATTATTATCAATCGAATCATGTTGCGTACATGTCAACATATATCGGCATATACTGAAGCAATTTAATAAGTGTCATCTAGAGAATTTGTCGAGTGCACTCGACGGAACCTATTGAATACTACCGAGATATGTCTAGCACATTACGTCAAACATTTGATAGACACAAAAAGAATTCATACCAATAGTCAAAAGTCCACAAAAACACCATCACATGTGTATCCCGAGGCTCGGTGTGGTAGTCCAATGTAATTGACTAATTTGTGGACTTAAGGTTTTCATATGAATTGGAAAATAAGATTTCCACTACAGACTTGTTGCAAAAAACCTACAGGCTACAGAGCAAGAaaccaaaatatataaataaataaataaaaaataatagtcactcagtactatggtctgttgatattcttttttacttggaaatgagaggtcttagatttgaATCACATGGATAACGAAATTAGGTTATCCATTATATGACTTAGTCGAATTCTCATTCTCTTTAGTGTAAAAACATTTAtgcacttaaaaaaataaaataataataatagttgtGAAAGCGACACCACGACGCTCCCCATGTTCACGCGTCCTGATGCCGTTGATTTCCATTTCGTCTGGTTCATTAGCACCAAGCACCGCCGCGATGGGGTCCCACCGCGCAGATTATTAGCCTCTCTGCCATTATGCCCCATCAAGATCAAGGTTCCTCTCATGCTAAGCTGTCCTAATAATTTCCAACCATATGTTGTGGTTTTTCAGTTAATAATTATGTTTATTGCAAATAAAAAAGGGcaatttttaaccaaaaaaaaaacaaaaaacatataaTAACTAGCCTTATTTCATTAAGTGTGGCCAGCTGTATGAATATTAAAATGTCATTAGCTCCAGgtcatattttcttttatagTTTCTTTCCAAGCCTTCTTAGGCCGTCTTCCACGATTTTGGTCTTGAGTTTTCGTCTCATAGTCGCATATTCTAACCGAAGCATCTGAAGGTTTTCAGTGCACGTGTCCAAACCAACTTAACCGATTTTATCTCatcttatatttaattattgtcAATCTTACTTTATCTCGAATATCCTCGTTCTTACTTCTGTTCTTTATTGTGTTCCCACACAACCAATGGAGCATTTTCATTTTCGCtaccctccttttttttttaaccgaaaaaacaaaaataaaaataacgtaGAAGGAAGCTTAATGGAGGCAATGACACAAAGTGCCTTCTTTTCTAACAAAACTTTGGTAAAGAGAGTGTAAAGTTTAAAATCATTGCAACTTTTTTGAAGaaatctttttttcttctttcttcgttaAAGGCTTGAAGCCTAAGGAAAGTTTAAAGTGGTGGAGATTGCATTATAATCCTACATATCGTATATTGTTTTAGTTTATTGTACATGTCAATGTATATAATCATACATAAAAGCAGAATGCCATCATATGTAATGACGTATCCCAATTACATCAGCTAAGAAATTGATTTCTCTAAAGGTAAGTTTCCAAGAAAACATGTGTAAAAGACGAGGCAATTCATCGAATATATTCAATAATTGCCTTTAGTTTAAAAGAGACTataacttttgaaaaaaaaacgatTATTAACCGTTAATGTATGAAAATTTTAGTGAAGCAAAGGAAGTGGCATGTGCTGGTAATATAAGTGCAAGAAAGGGTGGTTTGTGTAGCTCAAATCGAACTTGATTCTGCCTTTTTTACCTCCTTTCACAGTTTCACTATAAAGAAGCCCCCACCAAAACCAAACCTTGGGAAAGTACCATCTCTTGCTCCCATGGCAAATCTCACctccctcctcctctctctcaccactctcctctctctcctcctcccttctctctcatcTAAACTCACCATCCCTCTCTTCCCATTCCCGAAACCACCGTCCACCGATCTACTCCAATCCCTCAACTTCCATGCCGCCGCCTCCCTCTCCCGAGCCCACCACATCAAAAACCCTGAAAAATCCCCCCATCCTTCTCCCTCCACCCAAGTCCCCCTCTTCCCCCACAGCTACGGCGGATACTCCGTCTCCCTCCGCTTCGGTACGCCGCCGCAAACCACCTCCTTCATCATGGACACCGGCAGCAGTCTTGTCTGGTTCCCCTGTACCAAACGCTACACTTGCTCCCAATGCCAGTTCCCAAACATCGACCCCACAAAAATCCCAACTTTCATCCCCaaactctcctcctcctccaaaatCGTCGGCTGCAAAAACCCCAAATGCGCTTGGATTTTCGGCCCCGAAGTCGAATCCCAATGCCCGAATTGCAACGACCCAACTCGCCAAAACTGCTCCCAAGCCTGCCCACCGTACATACTCCAGTACGGTTCGGGCATAACAGCTGGGATTTTACTTTCCGAGTCCCTGaattttcccgagaaaattATCCCTGATTTTCTCGTCGGTTGCTCGTTCTTCTCCATCCGGCAGCCAGCCGGAATCGCCGGATTCGGCCGCGGAACGGAATCGCTGCCGACCCAAATGGGGCTCTCCAAATTCTCTTACTGCTTAGTCTTCCATAAATTCGATGATACCCCACAAAGCAGCGAGCTTGTTCTGTACAGCGGCGGCAGCAGCGCCGACAAACCCACCGTTTCTTCGACCCGAAGAAACGACACGAAAGCTCAGCGCTCGAGCTACACGCCGTTTCAGAAAAACCCAAGTCCTCCAAACTCTGCATTTCGCGAGTACTACTACATACTGCTCAGAAAAATCATCGTGGGCAAGAAACACGTGAAGATTCCTTACAAGTTTCTCGTCCCCGGAGCCGACAGCAATGGCGGGACGATCGTGGATTCCGGATCGACCTTCACGTTCATGGAGAAGCCGGTTTTCGAAGCCGTGGCGCAAGAGTTTGAGTCACAGATGGCGAATTACACGAGAGCAAAGGACTTGGAAACCAAAACGGGATTGAGACCCTGTTTCGATATTTCAAAAGAGGAGAAGTTGGAGTTTCCGGAATTGGTTTTCCAGTTCAAAGGGGGTGCTAAGATGGAGCTGCCATTGACGAATTACTTTTCGCTGGTTTCGAGCTCGGGGGTTGTGTGCTTGACGATTGTTACTGATGGGGTTATTGGTTCAAAGAGTAGTGGTGGACCTGCCATTATTTTGGGGAATTACCAGCAGCAGAATTTTTTTGTGGAGTACGATTTGGAGGGTGACAGGTTTGGGTTCCGGAAACAGAACTGTAAATGATGAGGCTCCGTCACATTAGACCGATTTACTTGAAACGGCTACACCGTTATTGTAACGTCAGGAAAAATAAAGAGTGCAAAACAAGTTTTTGTGCAGTGACGAGAA includes the following:
- the LOC126600479 gene encoding probable aspartyl protease At4g16563, with the protein product MANLTSLLLSLTTLLSLLLPSLSSKLTIPLFPFPKPPSTDLLQSLNFHAAASLSRAHHIKNPEKSPHPSPSTQVPLFPHSYGGYSVSLRFGTPPQTTSFIMDTGSSLVWFPCTKRYTCSQCQFPNIDPTKIPTFIPKLSSSSKIVGCKNPKCAWIFGPEVESQCPNCNDPTRQNCSQACPPYILQYGSGITAGILLSESLNFPEKIIPDFLVGCSFFSIRQPAGIAGFGRGTESLPTQMGLSKFSYCLVFHKFDDTPQSSELVLYSGGSSADKPTVSSTRRNDTKAQRSSYTPFQKNPSPPNSAFREYYYILLRKIIVGKKHVKIPYKFLVPGADSNGGTIVDSGSTFTFMEKPVFEAVAQEFESQMANYTRAKDLETKTGLRPCFDISKEEKLEFPELVFQFKGGAKMELPLTNYFSLVSSSGVVCLTIVTDGVIGSKSSGGPAIILGNYQQQNFFVEYDLEGDRFGFRKQNCK